The Verrucomicrobiota bacterium genome contains a region encoding:
- a CDS encoding DUF1080 domain-containing protein: MTSKHCFHKLLVTLIGFGAPLSLQAAELQGLGYKDTPMIPGTQWHVHDGDRPQPRIVAPAATFSHLAPAPSDAVILFDGKDLSKWELLGGKEPKWKVENGYMEVVGGTGSIQTKGKFADFQLHLEFATPSVVKGNGQGRGNSGVLINGMYEIQVLDSYGNKTYPDGQCGALYSWTPPLVNASKPPGEWQSYEIIFESPRWDESGKLIKKANVTVIHNGLVLHHKREFLGHSPHRENGTYNKKQAPEMFIQLQDHGNPMRFRNIWLRSLGEYDKP, from the coding sequence ATGACCTCAAAACATTGCTTTCACAAACTCCTTGTCACTCTCATTGGCTTTGGCGCGCCTCTCTCCCTCCAGGCCGCGGAACTCCAGGGTCTCGGCTACAAAGACACGCCCATGATTCCCGGCACGCAATGGCACGTCCATGACGGCGATCGCCCGCAGCCACGCATCGTCGCGCCGGCTGCAACCTTCAGCCACCTGGCGCCCGCGCCCTCGGACGCGGTGATCTTGTTCGATGGGAAAGACCTCTCAAAGTGGGAACTCCTGGGCGGAAAAGAACCGAAATGGAAAGTCGAGAACGGTTACATGGAAGTCGTCGGCGGCACGGGCAGCATTCAGACCAAAGGCAAGTTCGCCGATTTCCAGTTGCACCTGGAATTCGCCACGCCGTCCGTCGTCAAAGGCAACGGCCAGGGGCGCGGGAACAGCGGCGTCCTCATCAACGGCATGTACGAAATCCAGGTCCTCGATTCCTACGGCAACAAAACGTATCCCGACGGCCAATGCGGAGCGCTTTACAGTTGGACACCCCCGCTGGTCAACGCCAGCAAACCGCCCGGCGAGTGGCAGAGCTACGAAATCATCTTCGAGTCGCCGCGCTGGGACGAGAGCGGCAAGTTGATCAAGAAAGCCAACGTCACCGTGATCCACAACGGCCTCGTCTTGCACCACAAGCGCGAATTCCTGGGCCACTCGCCTCACCGCGAGAACGGCACTTACAACAAGAAGCAAGCGCCGGAAATGTTCATCCAGTTGCAGGATCACGGCAATCCGATGCGCTTCCGGAATATCTGGCTGCGCTCCCTCGGCGAATACGACAAACCGTAG
- the trxB gene encoding thioredoxin-disulfide reductase has product MEKVVIVGTGCAGLTAALYTARANLSPLVFTGVMPGGLLTTTSIVENYPGFPEGIDGYELMTRMQKQAERFGARVQFGTVEAVDLSRRPFKLTVDGEALDAQTLIIASGASHRHLGLESESLLEKKGVTYCATCDGALPVFRNQPLVVVGGGDSACEEATYLTRFASVVYLVHRRDQLRASKIMAERTLSNANIKPVWDSVITEVFDVKLDKVTGVRLKNLKTNGESTLDCAGVFVAIGHVPNTQIYKGVLDMDENGYLITKRGTETNVPGVFVAGDCADHVYRQAVTAAGTGCGAAIDAERYLARLNQ; this is encoded by the coding sequence ATGGAAAAAGTGGTTATCGTTGGAACCGGTTGCGCAGGCTTGACCGCGGCGCTTTACACGGCGCGAGCCAACCTCAGCCCGCTCGTTTTTACCGGCGTCATGCCCGGGGGATTACTCACGACCACCAGCATCGTGGAAAACTATCCCGGATTCCCCGAAGGCATCGACGGGTATGAGCTGATGACGAGGATGCAAAAGCAGGCGGAACGGTTTGGAGCGCGGGTGCAATTCGGAACGGTGGAAGCCGTCGATCTTTCGCGCCGCCCGTTCAAGTTGACCGTGGATGGCGAAGCGCTCGACGCGCAGACGCTCATCATCGCCAGTGGCGCCAGCCACCGTCACCTGGGATTGGAAAGCGAGTCGCTCCTGGAGAAAAAGGGCGTCACTTACTGCGCGACGTGCGACGGCGCGCTGCCGGTGTTTCGGAATCAACCTTTGGTGGTCGTGGGGGGCGGCGACTCGGCGTGCGAAGAAGCGACTTATCTGACGCGGTTCGCGTCGGTCGTGTATCTGGTTCACCGACGAGACCAATTGCGCGCCTCGAAAATCATGGCGGAACGCACGCTGTCGAACGCAAACATCAAACCGGTGTGGGATTCCGTCATCACTGAGGTCTTCGACGTGAAGCTCGACAAGGTAACCGGCGTGCGTTTGAAGAATCTTAAGACAAACGGGGAGAGCACGCTGGACTGCGCCGGGGTTTTCGTGGCCATCGGGCACGTGCCCAACACGCAGATTTACAAAGGCGTTCTCGACATGGACGAAAACGGCTATCTGATTACGAAGCGCGGGACGGAGACCAATGTTCCGGGTGTGTTCGTCGCGGGGGATTGCGCGGACCACGTGTACCGCCAGGCCGTGACGGCAGCGGGCACGGGCTGCGGCGCGGCGATCGATGCCGAGCGTTACCTGGCCCGGTTGAATCAGTAA
- the hisB gene encoding imidazoleglycerol-phosphate dehydratase HisB, with translation MKVRQAEIKRVTKETDIVLKLRIDGSGAGRIKTGVGFFDHMLTLFAKHAVVDLSLRCRGDLDVDAHHTVEDCGLALGQAFSQALGDKKGLRRYGAGFHPKNPFNGEAYVPMDECLARCVIDFSGRPYLVWRGMAAQAQRRISPADKRQDMSSAFRFGLAREFFQAFTIEARCNLHLELLYGDEPHHIVEALFKAFAKAVDAACQRDPRIANAIPSTKGKL, from the coding sequence ATGAAAGTCCGCCAGGCCGAAATCAAACGAGTGACGAAGGAGACGGACATCGTTCTCAAGTTGCGGATCGATGGTTCCGGGGCGGGCCGGATCAAGACGGGGGTGGGTTTTTTCGATCACATGCTGACGCTTTTCGCCAAGCATGCGGTGGTGGATCTCTCCTTGCGCTGCCGCGGGGATCTGGATGTGGACGCGCACCACACGGTCGAAGATTGCGGGCTGGCTTTGGGCCAGGCGTTCAGTCAGGCGCTTGGCGATAAAAAAGGTCTGCGTCGTTACGGAGCCGGATTTCACCCGAAGAATCCGTTCAACGGAGAAGCTTACGTTCCGATGGACGAATGCCTGGCGCGGTGCGTGATCGATTTCAGCGGGCGCCCGTATCTGGTCTGGCGGGGAATGGCGGCCCAGGCGCAGAGGAGGATCTCCCCAGCGGACAAGCGGCAGGATATGTCTTCCGCGTTTCGCTTCGGACTGGCGCGGGAGTTTTTCCAGGCTTTCACGATCGAAGCGCGCTGCAATCTGCACCTGGAACTGCTTTACGGCGATGAGCCTCACCATATCGTAGAAGCGTTGTTCAAAGCCTTTGCAAAGGCGGTGGACGCGGCCTGCCAGCGAGATCCTCGGATCGCGAACGCAATTCCGAGCACGAAGGGGAAACTGTGA
- a CDS encoding sigma-70 family RNA polymerase sigma factor, with translation MTKRVACSEMEDAGLVAAAKRGRMDAFEELVARHRDKVYARAYSMMRNEDEAIDLSQEAWVKGWQRLKQFQGEASFVTWITRIVINLCLDQLRKQKRVRAESIEQLDEELGGVERQMPIVNPNPTEKLERVELRQRIDRALGQLSYQHRTVLVLHEFEELEYKEIAKRMECSIGTVMSRLFYARRKMAALLAGLKREELR, from the coding sequence ATGACAAAACGCGTCGCATGTTCTGAAATGGAGGACGCAGGGTTAGTCGCGGCGGCCAAGCGGGGCCGGATGGACGCCTTTGAAGAGTTGGTCGCGCGGCACCGGGACAAAGTTTATGCCCGGGCTTACAGCATGATGCGGAACGAGGATGAGGCCATTGATCTTTCTCAGGAAGCGTGGGTGAAGGGCTGGCAGAGGCTGAAGCAGTTCCAGGGCGAAGCAAGCTTCGTGACCTGGATTACGCGGATCGTCATCAACCTCTGCCTGGACCAGTTGCGGAAGCAGAAACGAGTTCGCGCGGAGTCCATCGAGCAACTGGATGAGGAACTGGGCGGCGTCGAGCGGCAAATGCCGATCGTGAATCCGAACCCGACGGAGAAACTGGAGCGCGTCGAACTTCGGCAGAGAATCGACCGGGCGCTCGGCCAGTTGTCCTACCAACACAGGACCGTGCTGGTCTTGCACGAATTTGAAGAGTTGGAATATAAAGAGATCGCCAAACGCATGGAATGCTCGATCGGGACGGTGATGTCCCGGCTGTTTTACGCGCGACGAAAGATGGCGGCTTTGCTCGCCGGGTTGAAACGGGAAGAGTTACGATAA
- the gyrB gene encoding DNA topoisomerase (ATP-hydrolyzing) subunit B, translating to MSVVAMESEKYDASKIDKLEGLEAVRKRPGMYIGDPDERGLHHCVFEVLDNSIDEHLAGFCNRIEVNVHVDGSCSIRDDGRGIPVDIHPKFQIPAVELVLTNLHAGGKFGQGAYKYSGGLHGVGAKCVNALSDWFKVEVSRDGKVYYMEFARGITIRKLEVIGKSKHTGTLITFKPDSTIFTITTEFKFEILANRLRELAFLNPGVEIFLTDERIENKSEHFFYKEGIEEFVKQLGKNKQVIHAKPIVLSRQKEEVFVDCVLQYNDSYNDQILCFANSIANSDGGTHLTGFRTALTRAINQYAKGNNLLKEKDPAISGDDVREGLVCVLSVKLPNPRFESQTKVKLVNTEIDGIVSSVVYEGLMSYFDASPSVAKKIVDKALLAARAREAARKARETVRKSALTGGGLPGKLADCSDRDPANTELFIVEGDSAGGSAKQGRDRRFQAILPIRGKLINVEKARLDKVLQNTEIQTMITAIGTGIGTGEGEGAFNLEKLRYHKIIIMTDADVDGSHIRTLLLTFFYRQMPELVKRGYVYIAQPPLYQVTRKKRVEYVEDDVQMNKILIQLGTEDVRLRNLADGKELTQKQLGEILELLASLDKYARALRRHGGEFGDYLEHRHTRTQELPRHLVKVRDGNDEFVHYFHTEVELEKFGNENPDLKLFGDVEADTSLQEKARNGNTRRARHVELHESKAIAELLGKLSRKGLSVEHYSAQDKPLFELIEGEGEKAQVTPLFSIAEILSSVKEAGKKGIQIKRFKGLGEMNAKELFETTMNPANRKLLRIDVTDGVEAEEMFTKLMGDEVEPRRQFIEDNALNVRNLDI from the coding sequence ATGTCTGTGGTCGCGATGGAATCTGAGAAATACGATGCCTCGAAAATCGACAAGCTAGAGGGCCTTGAAGCGGTCCGAAAGCGTCCCGGCATGTACATCGGCGACCCGGATGAGCGCGGGTTGCACCATTGCGTCTTTGAGGTTCTGGACAACTCGATTGACGAACACCTGGCTGGATTCTGCAATCGCATCGAGGTCAACGTCCATGTGGACGGGTCCTGCTCCATCCGCGACGACGGTCGTGGAATTCCGGTGGACATCCACCCCAAGTTTCAAATACCCGCCGTGGAACTCGTGCTCACAAACCTGCACGCGGGCGGCAAATTCGGCCAGGGCGCTTACAAATATTCGGGTGGCTTGCATGGAGTTGGCGCGAAGTGCGTCAATGCGCTTTCCGACTGGTTCAAGGTCGAGGTCTCGCGGGACGGCAAGGTTTATTACATGGAGTTCGCGCGCGGCATTACGATACGAAAGCTGGAGGTGATCGGGAAATCCAAGCACACGGGAACTTTGATCACCTTCAAGCCCGACTCCACGATCTTCACGATCACGACGGAGTTTAAGTTCGAAATCCTGGCCAACCGGTTGCGTGAACTCGCGTTCCTGAACCCTGGCGTGGAGATCTTCCTCACGGACGAACGCATCGAGAACAAGAGCGAGCACTTTTTCTACAAGGAGGGCATAGAGGAATTCGTCAAACAACTCGGCAAGAACAAGCAGGTCATCCACGCTAAGCCGATTGTTCTGAGCCGGCAGAAGGAGGAAGTGTTTGTCGATTGTGTCCTCCAGTATAACGACAGCTACAACGATCAGATTCTTTGCTTCGCGAACTCGATTGCAAACTCCGACGGAGGAACGCATCTCACCGGTTTCCGGACCGCTCTGACTCGAGCGATCAACCAGTACGCGAAGGGAAACAACCTTTTGAAAGAGAAAGACCCGGCCATCTCCGGCGATGATGTGCGCGAAGGATTGGTTTGCGTCCTGAGCGTCAAGCTGCCCAATCCGCGTTTTGAATCGCAAACCAAGGTCAAACTCGTCAACACGGAGATCGACGGCATCGTGTCTTCGGTCGTGTACGAAGGGTTGATGAGCTATTTCGACGCGAGTCCGTCCGTCGCCAAGAAGATTGTCGATAAAGCGCTGCTGGCGGCCCGGGCGCGTGAAGCGGCGCGCAAGGCTCGCGAAACCGTCCGGAAAAGCGCGTTAACGGGCGGAGGGTTGCCCGGCAAACTGGCAGATTGCTCGGACCGCGATCCGGCGAACACCGAGTTATTTATTGTCGAAGGTGACTCCGCCGGTGGGTCGGCCAAACAAGGGCGCGACCGGCGTTTTCAGGCGATCCTTCCGATCCGCGGCAAACTCATCAATGTCGAAAAGGCCCGGCTCGACAAAGTCCTTCAGAACACCGAAATCCAAACGATGATCACGGCCATCGGCACCGGGATCGGCACGGGCGAAGGCGAAGGCGCTTTCAATCTCGAGAAGCTGCGCTACCACAAGATCATCATCATGACGGACGCCGACGTGGATGGTTCGCACATCCGGACGCTGCTCCTGACTTTTTTCTATCGCCAGATGCCGGAACTGGTCAAACGAGGCTACGTGTATATTGCCCAGCCGCCGCTTTACCAGGTGACGCGAAAGAAGCGCGTCGAGTACGTCGAGGATGACGTTCAGATGAACAAGATTTTGATCCAACTCGGCACGGAGGACGTTCGTTTGCGCAATCTGGCGGATGGAAAGGAGCTGACCCAAAAACAGCTTGGTGAAATTCTCGAATTGCTCGCGTCGCTCGACAAATACGCCAGGGCGTTGCGGCGCCACGGCGGCGAATTCGGCGATTATCTCGAACACCGGCACACGCGGACTCAGGAGTTGCCGCGCCATCTGGTTAAGGTTCGCGATGGCAACGACGAGTTCGTGCATTATTTCCACACCGAGGTGGAATTGGAAAAATTCGGCAACGAGAATCCCGACCTCAAACTCTTCGGCGATGTCGAGGCGGACACCTCCCTGCAGGAGAAGGCCCGCAATGGCAACACCCGCCGGGCGCGCCATGTCGAACTGCACGAAAGCAAGGCGATTGCGGAACTTCTCGGCAAATTGTCCAGAAAGGGACTGAGTGTCGAGCACTACTCGGCGCAGGACAAGCCCCTGTTTGAGTTGATCGAAGGGGAGGGCGAAAAGGCGCAGGTCACTCCCCTGTTTTCCATCGCGGAAATCCTTTCCAGCGTCAAGGAAGCCGGCAAAAAAGGAATTCAGATCAAACGCTTCAAAGGCTTGGGAGAAATGAACGCCAAAGAGCTGTTCGAGACCACGATGAATCCGGCCAATCGAAAGCTGCTCCGCATCGATGTGACCGATGGCGTCGAAGCCGAGGAAATGTTCACCAAGCTGATGGGGGACGAAGTGGAGCCGCGGCGTCAGTTCATCGAGGATAATGCGCTGAACGTGCGCAATCTGGATATTTAG